From Candidatus Zixiibacteriota bacterium, the proteins below share one genomic window:
- a CDS encoding DUF494 family protein, with translation MGDRVLEIVVLLMTHIKESRGLLENLEDISDSLRSQGFTDNEITTAYSWVLDQLQTDSQLLHTISQPTSSFRVFSEKERQHFDKEALGYIMQLRHLGLLNLSQLETVLERGALVGPAPINVDHIKILVGTVLFRDSGRPEIVRQPSYIFNDDEGSIN, from the coding sequence GTGGGTGACAGGGTACTTGAAATTGTGGTTCTCTTGATGACTCATATAAAGGAGTCGCGTGGACTCCTTGAAAACTTGGAGGATATCTCCGATAGCCTTAGAAGCCAAGGATTTACAGACAACGAGATTACCACCGCTTACTCCTGGGTACTTGACCAGTTGCAGACCGATTCCCAACTCCTGCACACCATTTCCCAGCCCACCAGTTCTTTCCGCGTATTCTCCGAAAAGGAGCGGCAACATTTCGATAAAGAAGCCCTCGGCTACATCATGCAGTTGCGACATCTGGGGCTTTTGAACTTATCCCAACTGGAAACCGTCCTGGAGCGGGGCGCTCTGGTCGGTCCTGCGCCTATCAATGTTGACCATATAAAAATCCTTGTGGGGACCGTGCTCTTCCGCGATTCCGGAAGGCCGGAAATAGTCCGTCAACCGTCATATATCTTCAATGATGACGAGGGCTCTATCAACTGA
- the purH gene encoding bifunctional phosphoribosylaminoimidazolecarboxamide formyltransferase/IMP cyclohydrolase: protein MADLIKIRRALISVSDKTGLAEFARALAKFNIEIISTGGTLAALKKAGFQAVSVSTFTGAPEILGGRVKTLHPKIHAGILFRRDNPDDCAELTHQEYKAIDMVVVNLYPFEKTVSNPKSTEAEIIENIDIGGPSMVRASAKNFAGVTILTDPADYPLIIQEMENSDGAISLNTRRRLAAKAFDLTYRYDRLIARYFSGPSKVEDTGFPSNLELSYALKSKLRYGENPHQLGAFYIDEQFNGASLSRAEILAGKELSYNNIADMDSCLEMVLDFKEPFACIVKHANPCGAATGKSLSDAYRDALASDPLSAFGSIIGLNRKVDMATAQLLYDTEFIECILAPGYDTEALELLKKKKTRRLLSLPEMTAGRPSGEKTAKFVRGGMLYQTADDHQLDPATLQVASKRKPTEAELTSLLFAWKVVKHTKSNAIVIARNAATVGIGMGQTSRVDASALAVKRAGDRAKGAVLASDAFFPMPDGAEVALEAGVTAIIQPGGSKGDPKVIEAVDKAGAAMVFTGVRHFRH, encoded by the coding sequence ATGGCAGATTTAATAAAAATAAGGCGGGCGCTGATTTCGGTTTCGGACAAAACCGGTCTGGCGGAATTCGCCCGGGCATTAGCCAAGTTCAATATCGAAATAATTTCCACCGGCGGCACTCTGGCGGCGCTGAAAAAAGCCGGTTTTCAGGCCGTCTCTGTTTCCACCTTCACCGGCGCTCCGGAAATACTGGGCGGTCGCGTCAAGACGCTTCACCCCAAAATTCATGCCGGCATCCTCTTTCGCCGCGACAATCCTGATGACTGCGCCGAATTGACTCATCAGGAATACAAAGCAATCGATATGGTGGTGGTTAATCTTTACCCTTTTGAGAAAACGGTCAGCAATCCCAAATCGACGGAAGCGGAAATAATCGAGAATATCGATATCGGCGGACCCTCCATGGTCAGAGCCTCGGCAAAGAATTTCGCCGGCGTTACAATACTCACCGACCCCGCTGATTATCCTCTGATAATTCAGGAGATGGAAAACAGTGACGGCGCTATCAGCCTGAACACTCGTCGGCGCCTGGCGGCAAAAGCTTTTGACCTTACCTATCGCTATGACCGTCTGATTGCCCGTTATTTTAGCGGACCCTCCAAGGTCGAAGATACCGGATTCCCCTCCAATCTGGAGTTATCCTACGCTTTGAAATCGAAACTCCGTTACGGGGAGAATCCCCATCAATTGGGCGCCTTCTATATTGATGAGCAGTTCAATGGAGCGTCGCTCAGCCGCGCCGAAATCCTCGCCGGTAAGGAGCTTTCATATAACAACATTGCCGATATGGATTCCTGCCTGGAGATGGTCCTTGATTTCAAAGAGCCGTTCGCCTGCATTGTCAAACATGCCAACCCCTGCGGAGCAGCCACCGGAAAGTCATTGTCAGACGCTTACCGTGACGCCCTCGCCTCTGACCCCCTTTCAGCCTTTGGCTCAATCATCGGCTTAAACCGAAAAGTCGATATGGCTACGGCGCAGTTGCTATACGACACCGAATTCATCGAGTGCATCCTGGCGCCAGGATATGACACCGAGGCGCTGGAACTGCTCAAAAAGAAGAAAACTCGTCGCCTGTTGTCACTACCCGAAATGACTGCAGGACGGCCCTCCGGCGAAAAAACGGCGAAATTCGTCCGTGGTGGAATGCTCTATCAGACCGCCGATGACCATCAATTAGACCCGGCCACCCTTCAGGTCGCCAGCAAGCGAAAACCGACCGAGGCCGAGTTGACATCACTTCTATTTGCCTGGAAAGTGGTCAAACATACTAAGTCGAATGCCATCGTAATCGCACGCAATGCCGCTACCGTGGGAATCGGAATGGGGCAGACGTCTCGAGTCGATGCCTCGGCTTTGGCGGTGAAACGGGCTGGCGACAGAGCCAAAGGCGCTGTGCTGGCATCAGACGCCTTTTTCCCGATGCCGGATGGCGCTGAAGTTGCCCTGGAGGCAGGAGTTACTGCTATAATCCAGCCGGGCGGCTCTAAAGGCGACCCCAAAGTGATTGAAGCTGTGGATAAAGCCGGTGCGGCGATGGTTTTCACGGGCGTAAGACATTTCCGGCATTGA